TGCCACCGGCGAAGCGGCGGGAGCGGCTAGGCCGTGACTTTGTCCTCCTGAAGCGCGGGATAATCGATGTACCCTTCCGGCCCGCGTCCGTACCAGCTGTGCGGCACGTCCTTGTTGGGGGCCAGTTCGGCGCCGCGCGCGATGCGCTGCGGAAGATCGGGGTTGGAAATGAAAGGCCGGCCGAAGCTGACCGCTTCGCACCGCCCGTCGGCGACATCGCGCGAAGCCTCTTCGGGCGTATAGTCGGAATTGAGGATCAGCGGCCCGGAATAGATTTCACGGATCACATCGTCCTGCTTGGGAACGTCGGTCTTGCCGAAAGTGCCGTCCGGCCCCGGCTGGCGCAGTTCGAGAAAGGCGATCCCCAGCGCTTCGGCCACTTCGGCGGCCGCGCCGAAGGTCGCGGCCGGGTCGCTGTCGTCGCAGCCCTGCGTTTCGCCATTGGGGCTGAGGCGCAGGCCCACCCGGTCGGCGCCCCAGACGTCGATCAGCACCGTCAGCACTTCGCGCAGGAAACGGGTGCGATTTTCCGGCGATCCGCCATATTCGTCGTCGCGATGGTTGGTGCCGTCGCGCAGGAACTGGTCGACCAGATAGCCGTTCGCGCCGTGCAGCTGCACCCCGTCGAAACCGGCCGCTTTCGCGTTCTGTGCCGCCTTCCGATAGTCTTCGACCACGCGCGCGATCTCTTCGACCGAAAGCGCGCGCGCCGGTTCGTAGTCCTTGCGTCCGTCGTAAGTATGGGCATGGCCCGGCGCGGTCGTGGCGCTGGCCGAAACCGGCGGCGCGCCATCCAGGAAATCGGGATGGACCAGGCGGCCCATGTGCCACAGTTGCAGGACGATCCGCCCGCCTTCGTCGTGGACCGCGCGGGTGATCGCTTTCCAGCCTTCGACCTGCTCCTCGCTCCAGATGCCCGGCGCCCCCGGCCAGCCCGACCCTTCCACGCTGATCCCGGTGGCTTCGCTGATGATCAGGCCTGCGCCGGCGCGCTGGCGGTAATATGTCGCCATCATGGCGTTCGGCACGACGCCCGGCAGGTCGGCGCGGCCGCGGGTCAGCGGGGCCATGACTATCCGGTTGGACGCTTCGATCGCGCCCATCGTCAGGGGTTGGAACAGGTTTTCGTGCATTGCGTCAGCCCTTTTTGCTGTGGACCTGAGCGATTGGAGCTAGGGGGCCGCCATGAGGCTGACAACCGAATCGGTGGCAGAGAAAAACTTTCAGGCCGGGGCGTGGCACTTTGCCGCGCTGATGGCCGGGAACGTCGCGCTCGCGCTGGGGCCGTGGCTGGTCAGGCTGGCCGACACCGGGCCGGTCGCGGCCGGATTCTGGCGCATGTTCCTGCCCCTTCCCTTGCTGGCCCTGCTGGCGTGGCGCGCGCGGACGCCGGGGCCGCTCGACCGGCGCACCGCGCTGATGGTCGTGGCGGCGGGCCTGTTCTTCGCCTTCGACCTGGCCAGCTGGCATATCGGGATCGAGCGCACGCGCCTGGCGAACGCCACGCTGTTCGGCAATTCGGGCAGCGTGATCCTGATGATCTGGGGCCTTGTCGCGCTGCGCCGCGCACCGGCGGGGCGCGAGTGGCTGGCGCTCGCCGCGGCGCTGGGGGGCGCGGCCATTCTGATGGGGCGCAGCCTGGAAATTTCCGCCGCCACGCTGGTGGGGGACCTGCTGTGCCTGCTGGCCGGGGTGTTCTACGCCTTCTACCTGATCCCGGCGCAGCGGGCCCGGGCGACGCTGGGCCAGTGGGCCGTGCTGCTTCTGGTGGCGCTGGTCGCGGCGCCGGCCCTGCTGGGCTTCGCGGTGTTCCTGGGCGAGCCCGTCTGGCCGGGGGAGGCGGGCTGGGGTCCCGTGGTCGCGCTCGCGATTTCGAGCCAGCTTGTCGGGCAGGGGCTGCTGGTCTTCTCGCTCCGCCATTTTCCGCCGCTGGTGATCGGCGTCGCCCTGCTGACGCAGCCGGCGATCGCGGCGGCGGTCGGCTGGTTCGCTTTCGGCGAAGTCCTGGGGCTGCCCGACATGGCGGGCATGGTCCTGGTCGCCTGTGCGCTCCTGCTCGCCAAGCTGGCCGAGCCGCGGGTGGCGCGGGTGGCGCCCGAGCGGGGCTGACTCTCGCTCTCAGGCGAAGGCCTGCTGGAACGCGGCGTATCGCTCTTCCACCCGTTCGAGGTCCGGCCCGTTCAGGCTGTGGCGCGCCTGTTCGCACAGCATGGCCCCCTGTTCGCGCAGCATTTCCTTGCGCGCGCGATCGGGCAGCGGCTCTGCCGCGGTGCGCAGGGCGTCGAGCATGATCAAGGCCGCCGTCGGACTGGTGGCAACGCCGCTGCGCATCGTGCCGAAGCTGCGATTGAGGAAGTGGCCGAAGGTTTCCGGCAGCGGTTCGACCCGGTTGCCGTCGGGGTGATCCTCGCGCCTCCGGTCGAGGTCGCGCAGGCCGAGGTCGGCAATGGCCGCGCCCAGCCAGTGGATCGCGG
The sequence above is a segment of the Pelagerythrobacter marensis genome. Coding sequences within it:
- a CDS encoding alkene reductase; protein product: MHENLFQPLTMGAIEASNRIVMAPLTRGRADLPGVVPNAMMATYYRQRAGAGLIISEATGISVEGSGWPGAPGIWSEEQVEGWKAITRAVHDEGGRIVLQLWHMGRLVHPDFLDGAPPVSASATTAPGHAHTYDGRKDYEPARALSVEEIARVVEDYRKAAQNAKAAGFDGVQLHGANGYLVDQFLRDGTNHRDDEYGGSPENRTRFLREVLTVLIDVWGADRVGLRLSPNGETQGCDDSDPAATFGAAAEVAEALGIAFLELRQPGPDGTFGKTDVPKQDDVIREIYSGPLILNSDYTPEEASRDVADGRCEAVSFGRPFISNPDLPQRIARGAELAPNKDVPHSWYGRGPEGYIDYPALQEDKVTA
- a CDS encoding DMT family transporter; the encoded protein is MRLTTESVAEKNFQAGAWHFAALMAGNVALALGPWLVRLADTGPVAAGFWRMFLPLPLLALLAWRARTPGPLDRRTALMVVAAGLFFAFDLASWHIGIERTRLANATLFGNSGSVILMIWGLVALRRAPAGREWLALAAALGGAAILMGRSLEISAATLVGDLLCLLAGVFYAFYLIPAQRARATLGQWAVLLLVALVAAPALLGFAVFLGEPVWPGEAGWGPVVALAISSQLVGQGLLVFSLRHFPPLVIGVALLTQPAIAAAVGWFAFGEVLGLPDMAGMVLVACALLLAKLAEPRVARVAPERG